The following proteins are encoded in a genomic region of Thermoplasmata archaeon:
- the ablA gene encoding lysine 2,3-aminomutase, with product MVVAEPRRSATGAAASEVRHWQEIPLWRDVTEAQWNDWKWQAAHVVKSLEEVRQILPLTPDEERGIVDCAKYFKFGIPPYYASLMDPNDPSCPVRLQAVPRVQETHFSGADQHDPLFEDVDSPVPHLTHRYPDRVLLLITDYCAMYCRFCTRRRFTAHSHGAMSTKDLEPAFEYLERTKEVRDVLLSGGDPLMVNDEYLEHILKRLREIDHIEIVRIGSRAPCTLPMRITPQLVSMLKRYHPLWLNTHFNHPKEITPEASTALAMLADAGIPLGNQTVLLRGINDCPTIMKHLVHKLVLNRVRPYYFYQCDLSEGIEHFRTRVSTGIEIAEALRGHTSGFAVPLFILDAPGGGGKVPLGPNYMISESDKKVVIRNYEGGIFSYPEPDIPPSACPDHCVHCQTDARASREGVAGILGGQRSSLVPEGSLREKRRREKKLEVTLRSPGP from the coding sequence ATGGTCGTTGCAGAACCTCGTCGCTCCGCCACCGGGGCGGCCGCGAGTGAGGTTCGACACTGGCAGGAAATCCCGCTCTGGCGGGACGTGACCGAGGCGCAGTGGAACGATTGGAAATGGCAGGCCGCCCACGTCGTCAAGAGCCTGGAGGAGGTGCGCCAAATCCTCCCGCTCACTCCGGACGAGGAGCGCGGCATCGTGGACTGCGCGAAGTACTTCAAGTTCGGAATCCCGCCGTACTACGCGAGCCTCATGGATCCGAACGACCCGAGCTGCCCCGTGCGGCTCCAGGCGGTTCCGCGCGTCCAGGAGACCCACTTCTCCGGGGCGGACCAGCACGACCCCCTCTTCGAGGACGTGGACTCCCCCGTGCCCCACCTGACCCATCGGTATCCAGACCGCGTCCTGCTCCTGATCACGGACTACTGCGCTATGTACTGCCGCTTCTGCACGCGACGCCGGTTCACGGCCCATTCCCACGGGGCCATGTCCACGAAGGACCTGGAGCCCGCGTTCGAGTACCTCGAGAGGACTAAGGAGGTGCGGGACGTTCTCCTGAGCGGAGGCGACCCGCTCATGGTGAACGACGAGTACCTGGAGCACATCCTCAAGCGCCTCCGGGAAATCGACCACATCGAGATCGTACGCATCGGATCCCGTGCGCCGTGCACCCTGCCCATGCGGATCACCCCGCAGCTCGTATCCATGCTCAAGAGGTACCACCCGCTGTGGCTCAACACGCACTTCAACCATCCCAAGGAAATCACGCCGGAGGCCTCGACGGCCCTGGCCATGCTCGCGGACGCGGGGATCCCGCTCGGGAACCAGACGGTCCTCCTGCGGGGGATCAACGACTGCCCCACGATCATGAAGCACCTGGTCCACAAGCTCGTGCTCAACCGGGTCCGCCCGTACTACTTCTACCAGTGCGACCTGAGCGAGGGCATCGAGCACTTCCGGACGCGCGTCTCCACGGGGATCGAGATCGCGGAGGCCCTCCGGGGACACACCTCGGGCTTCGCGGTTCCCCTGTTCATCCTCGATGCGCCGGGCGGCGGGGGCAAGGTCCCGCTCGGCCCGAACTACATGATCAGCGAGAGCGACAAGAAGGTCGTGATCCGCAACTACGAGGGCGGGATCTTTTCGTACCCGGAGCCCGACATCCCGCCGAGCGCGTGTCCGGACCACTGCGTCCACTGCCAGACGGACGCGCGGGCGTCCCGGGAGGGCGTCGCGGGGATCCTGGGCGGCCAGCGGAGCAGCCTCGTGCCCGAGGGAAGCCTCCGAGAGAAACGCCGCCGCGAGAAGAAGCTCGAGGTGACGCTCCGCAGCCCGGGACCCTGA